The following proteins are co-located in the Myxocyprinus asiaticus isolate MX2 ecotype Aquarium Trade chromosome 44, UBuf_Myxa_2, whole genome shotgun sequence genome:
- the naa50 gene encoding N-alpha-acetyltransferase 50 isoform X2: MKGRIELGDVTPHNIKQLKRLNQVIFPVSYNDKFYKDVLEVGELAKLAYFNDIAVGAVCCRVDHSQNQKRLYIMTLGCLAPYRRLGIGTKMLNHVLNICEKDGTFDNIYLHVQISNESAIDFYQKFGFEIIETKKNYYKRIEPADAHVLQKSLCSPCAPPAGEIQKAD; encoded by the exons ATGAAAGG CCGGATCGAGTTGGGGGATGTTACTCCCCACAACATTAAACAATTGAAGCGTCTCAACCAAGTGATCTTCCCTGTCAGCTACAATGACAAGTTCTACAAAGATGTTCTGGAGGTAGGAGAGCTCGCCAAGCTAG CATACTTCAACGACATTGCAGTTGGTGCCGTGTGTTGTAGAGTGGATCACTCTCAGAACCAGAAGCGACTCTACATCATGACACTGGGTTGCCTAGCACCTTACCGCAGACTCGGCATAG GAACGAAAATGCTGAACCATGTGTTGAACATTTGTGAGAAGGATGGCACTTTTGACAACATTTACCT TCACGTGCAGATCAGCAATGAGTCTGCAATCGACTTCTATCAGAAATTTGGCTTTGAGATCATTGAGACAAAAAAGAACTATTACAAGAGGATAGAGCCAGCAGATGCCCACGTTCTTCAGAAAAGCCTGTGCAGCCCATGTGCACCCCCTGCAGGAGAGATACAAAAAGCCGACTAG
- the naa50 gene encoding N-alpha-acetyltransferase 50 isoform X1 — MKGSRIELGDVTPHNIKQLKRLNQVIFPVSYNDKFYKDVLEVGELAKLAYFNDIAVGAVCCRVDHSQNQKRLYIMTLGCLAPYRRLGIGTKMLNHVLNICEKDGTFDNIYLHVQISNESAIDFYQKFGFEIIETKKNYYKRIEPADAHVLQKSLCSPCAPPAGEIQKAD, encoded by the exons ATGAAAGG TAGCCGGATCGAGTTGGGGGATGTTACTCCCCACAACATTAAACAATTGAAGCGTCTCAACCAAGTGATCTTCCCTGTCAGCTACAATGACAAGTTCTACAAAGATGTTCTGGAGGTAGGAGAGCTCGCCAAGCTAG CATACTTCAACGACATTGCAGTTGGTGCCGTGTGTTGTAGAGTGGATCACTCTCAGAACCAGAAGCGACTCTACATCATGACACTGGGTTGCCTAGCACCTTACCGCAGACTCGGCATAG GAACGAAAATGCTGAACCATGTGTTGAACATTTGTGAGAAGGATGGCACTTTTGACAACATTTACCT TCACGTGCAGATCAGCAATGAGTCTGCAATCGACTTCTATCAGAAATTTGGCTTTGAGATCATTGAGACAAAAAAGAACTATTACAAGAGGATAGAGCCAGCAGATGCCCACGTTCTTCAGAAAAGCCTGTGCAGCCCATGTGCACCCCCTGCAGGAGAGATACAAAAAGCCGACTAG